gcctctttttaaataattttggaaatatatttttaaataaacactaCATGTTAAAAAAGTATCATAAAATGTACATTAATATTATGGATATAAAATCAATCTAATACTAGTTCATATCCCCCAATATtagttcatatttttattcttttgagGAAACTGATCTTGTAAGCCTTGATCTCTCgcgttgaataaaaataaaataattgaatcagCAATTTTGAAAAGGGCACATGTctgaatacttaaacttttccggaaaaaaacaattattttctaattaagtataatatttaataaaaatatttttgagttacaTTTTGGGACATCATCTCTTAGAGTTGTGaccttttcaaaattatttctgtacACGCCATGACGTTGACAATAGCAAAGCAATACCAAAGACATGCATTTTACAAACACAATTGGTACAGGGAAGCATTCAAAACATATTGTCATGAAAAAAACGAGATGTGCCCTTTTCAAAATTGctgattcaatttattttaaagggaaattaatatttgtttttattctaatttccATTATTACCCCAACAGAAAGTGattcgacttaaaaaaaatcttatgtaGATACCACATAACTctcttttacatttataaactgGTCAAAAAAGGTGCAGAACTAGAGGTTACATAATATTGCTAAATTCTAAATTTCAACATTAGACGGCTAATGGtttttgaattatgaaaatgtccaaaatatttgatatcGCTACCTTTCAAGGAAGTATAAAAGAGGggtaaaattcaattaaattaataaaataaaataatataaaaattttgatggacAGGCTAAGGCtcatgtaaaatataaacaaacttgTAATTATAGTAAAAGAATTAGCTATGAACTTTATTAACAACATTCCTAACAAGATCGTATTAGGAACCAAATATAtctttaaagcttaaaaaactagtttaaaaaaataatattaaaattgcacaatttaaaaacaaatgtctataatattatttgtatgtacAATGTATTTTTAGTCTAAGAGCCTATCtatagcgaaaaaaaaaaaatagttgaatTCCAACCTGCAGTCATTTCAGCAATTTTTCTTTACGTGGTaatatcacaaatattttaagtgccacaaaaaaaatttaggtcaACTTCAGAAAGGTGATTCATGGCTGAACTGTTTCCACGCTAATACAACTCGCACTCGATCGATTTTTTTCGTATGTTAGGAAATAAACACCGACATCAGTATATTTGGACAAATGATTGCAAGTTggaatacaacttttttttttttcgatacacTGGCTCTTATAATAATTAGTGGAGCTCCTGGAgcattaaacaaacaaaaagctCGGATTTCCGAGATAgtgattgaaaattaaaaaacatacatagaATGTTTAgctaataatatatatgaaaaagtttacctattaaaaaattgtgatctccatttttaacccccgaagaGGCGTGTTATAAGTTTGTTTGACCGCTTTgcgtgcctgtctgtggcatttaattttttttttctttgtttgagaggtaatttaacgaagagcGTTCTTAGTTAAGTTTAAAtgcaagtttaaaatttaaaaaaaaaaagaaaacaaacaaacagacaaattaaaaatagaatattaaaaattagaaaagtttatataatcaacacaattatggcctCCGCCTTTtaattggttttcgaaaattttttttttttcgactttctagcttcaaaattgaccggctgcccattcaatcaaatgaaaaaggaaCTATCTTGTAAgtcgttaaagatagaacaaaattttaaaaagttatttcttataaaaaaataaacaacttttgtttgaaatatttgtttgtaaacattactgtttactcgtgaaggCGTCTAGAAAAtaccttcaaaaatttttaatcattcaatcaaatgaaaaaggatCTATCTtataagccgttagagatagaacaaaaatttaaatgtaaaagttattccttataaaaaaattaacaacttttatttaaatcagtttttgtaaaaaatgtttcttataaaaaaataaacaacttttgtttgaaatattttttcgtaaacatcactttcaAAAAGTACTCAGAAGATACTttcaaaaatgacgaaattgtcgaaagtattttctagatttttttttttcgtttttcgagaatgtttcacaaaactaCTAATTGACGCTACCtggaaattttcaactccctgcCTTGtatagttttgtagaaaatgaacaccaaagttttgtcctaattttcgcagtcacgggtaaacagtggtatatttttttaaagaaacatttttaacattcaaacttttattatatctctaacggtttaagaGATCCCCATATAAGATTGACTGATGCttcccatttacgaactcaaactcactttgtacgtcctgagtacgctataaaaacttcCCGCTTGATATTTCTTACCTtgctatatatttcatatatactatactattttaaatataattatatgctcaaatatataattttttttttaatagaaaaattaggAGCACAAAAAAAGAGGTAAACTTCGCAATTTATGCTATTAAACACACAATCCCACTTCGACCATACAAATTCATTCACTATTACGGAAATCCGAGGTCAAAACTTCCAGGTACTCACTCCaccaaattgtatataaaaatgttatgaatCTTGATCTTGGCTTGATTGATTGCACGTTTTACTTAATGGTTTAAAAGTACCAGGTTCAACCCAAGAGTAACCAGTTGATCGATTATTTTCAGCTGGTGTCGGTTCTAATATAGCTAATCGTACAGGATCATGTTTGACATGATCATATTGActaaattgtatataatgttTATCGGGTAAAGGTGGTACATCGTATACTTGTTTTACACTCGCATCAATATTGTCTTTAACTCTTTGTACAAATTCATCTCGATTATTTAAGTACATGTCTTTTGCTTCAATGTTTATACAATGTTTTACAGAATGATCTAAATTCAAGAATATATACACTATGTATTGTAATAATTGCCATATATGTTCTTCACCTTTACGCCATTCTGGGAAACCACCACAAATATTCAATTCACCcgtttcattatttattagtgGATGGAATACTTTGCTTTGGAAATCGACacgctaaaaaataaataaagttcagTTAAggttattaattaactaatggTAATTAGTCtaataaaattatggtaataaataaaatcgtaatAAACATCATGGtatggtaataaataaaaaatttatgcatctttgaaattttccacagttgtttattaggttgtaaaaactttGTAAACAAAAGAAGGaagtattttcgttttttttcgactttttagcTGTATgtgtaagatgtgcgcctacatttttcgtttgaagcatttttgatcgagtttcaagttatttttcgagtttcaagcacaTGTCAAAAAGCCACCCTTTTTTATTAATGGAAAGCTTATGAGCTATTTGAGGAAACGCAAGTAGTACTTTAAGTATTtgagaaaacttaaaaatttatttagctcGAGAGCAGTGCATTTTTTATCAGTagtttaataattgttaaacttGTTGCAGAAGAGCGCAAGTTAAAGTAAGCTCCTTTTAGATTATCACCGAATTAGCAAACACCGTATACAAATAATGGAATTTTAACGCTTAGTTCTTAGCGCTTTTAGGCCGCGGACATTTTTATCTTGATACTTAGTAGaatcaatattcaaatttttagaaaggtTGAGTTTACTTCAAAAATGATACCGTGCTCCAGTGCTTTTGCACTTTTCAAAGGACCTAGTGTCTTGATGTGAACATCACGAAaatgtgtttcaaaattgtataacaccccaaattttcaagttatagtggAAAAACCGTTTTTCGTGTACTCCGCGAACTTAAACAATTGTAACTCTGTCAACTTTTCCGTCTACCGAACTTCGATTAATTAACggttttgaaaactaaaaatattgagCTTTcggaatatatatttatctatactttctacaaaaaaattaggaCATGTTATAAAAGTTATCTAGTATTTACccattttttcatgttttttacgGTTTGACgtcttttttatgtaataaatccTCAAGAATAATTACTTTCTTACAGTTATTATCAAAGAACCTACCTTGAATCAAAAATGCTAGGAATTATCCAAATcggttgtaaaattttcaagtacgatttttgtaaataagaaaatttgattCTCATCATatcttattttcttatttttcgatgTCTGATTTGTATCGATATCAGTGGTCATTTAGACATTTGATcagcatttaataaatattttcgaatcaACGAAGTTTAATTCGAATGCATTCAAAAGGTTGTTCAGGGATCTTTACTAAAGAATTAATTTGTTACTTACTGGAAATCCACTGTCAGGAAAAGTATCAGGTAATGTAATAGTAAATCGAAAAATGCCATCTTCATATATACCGCTTCTTACAAAAATAACTCCAAACCATACTATAAATAGaagaaaagatttattttaggCGGATCTTGGTTTAGGAATATTACCAGTGTGTGTTTCTGAACATAAGGTGGTTCAGAAACACACActtcgattcatttttataagtttagcaaaattttaaagtccaaaagaaattaaattttgaaaaagcacttaaaaatgtaggtttttaatttttaaaaaaggtttttcggAACCCATATTCTCAGAGcacttatattatatatatatatatatatatacggggTTCCCGTTATGCGACCCGAAAGATTAAGGCTTAACTGcttgattttaagaaattttttttctggtatAGATGGTGacttattacattttaaaattattttcgtaatgaaTATTATGTCCGAAAAACATGAAAAGCATCAaagttgtgttttttaaaaacgaacaccttgtatattattttattttcaggttctacgaaatattatcaaaatcataaaaaaaatcaacgacGTATAGGGTGCACCATCTTTTATGTCGGTATGTAAACATTGAATAACATTTAACAagcaaccgatttttgtatatgaggtatttttattcaatagatctttttcacattttttttttctttttttttttaaatgaaagtaaaagtcttgataaatgggctaatttttttccccgattttttggagccatatgaccgagaaaacagaatgaaaatcattaaaattcaaattggcgaaaacacACGAAGTTACACGAAGGtcggtttgacgtcatttaaagttgataataatgatatatattaatacgactgttgacactgttttattgtcattgcttgtcggattgacatcacagatcacgtgtgcagtggagccaaaaaaaatgttttaaattatttcaaatattgtcactttttaacaagtttttttgatagttttttcattgttaaaaattcgtaatttttgagttccaggctctactcgacctatattttcataaaaaattaacaaaaagcatttctgtttttcatgaaaaaggtctatttggtcctttgcaatttatttggactagattttcaatacaaaatcaATCAAATGACCACCTCTACAGTCACTTTTTGGGCATGCAATGACGTTTAATAGATCTTGTATGAATTCTCTGTTCTCCAAATGTAACAATTTTGCTTATTAACGCCGCCAGAGAGTGTGAACTGGTTCTCCAACGAGTAGGAAACCCAAAACTGAACGGAAAAGAGCCACGAAGATTTGTGGTTCTTTATTTAGCTATCCCATTGTTTAAAAATCTTTAGGTATAAAAccctttgtttaaaaatatttaggcaTAAAATTTTCGTTATACTTACAAAAGGAACTTTTATAGGACGGAATAACATAAATGCCTTGTATATTTTCAGTTTGCagcattttactaaaataaaaataaggaatTAATCTTTGAACttaagttttcgaaattttaattaggAGTGAGGCTATTCGTACACATACGGATCTCTAGCGTGAATAGAATATTTGCGTTTTccagtgtcccatttttgaacgcaagggctaaaaacagAACCCAATCAACTCCACTATTGTCGATAAACTCAACCCAACTAACTTGTAATGATAATAACCAGCTTTTCAgataatttatcttaaaaagtatttacgCTAAAGGTCCGCTAGAGACCCGCTTATGTACAAATAGCCTTAtcgtttaattataatttgtacgTACTATTCGgctaatataatatattccTGTTGGAATATTTTACATAGTTTATCAGTTTCAATGTCATGTACTAACATATTAGGCTCAACATTAGGTTCTGGTGGTAAAACACGTCGTAGTGAACCTTGTCGACGAAATTCTCCACTACTACTACTGCTTGTGTCagcctaaaattaaaaaaaaagaaaacttgattaaatatttataattttcagctgtgtaattaaatgtttaatagtattttttcatttgttcacGGATactcattttttgttaaatttttgtagttttgtcCAATGGATTTAAATTTCAAACGGAAAATTACAtgcattaaattatttcatatcttACTAGCAGAAAATTCAATTGATAATTAATAGattgaaaagaaattaaaacaaataatgcataaattaaaaatgattaattgcattaaataccaaataatacaaataataataaaggtaaGTCATGGAAACGTTGttagatatataataaaaataaataaataaaagttaaccTTGGATAAATTTAATGTAGCATGCATTTCACAtagacattaattttaataatcgaataaaatagataacaaaaacatttataataaataaaaataataaatagattagaaatatattaagaaattacaTTCAAACGAACATAAGATATTTttgttgtgaaaaaaattatgacacCTGATCACAATTTACAATTACTCCTTCCTTTCTATTCTCTACCAGATAATTCACAGgtggataataaataattgatctaCAGTAAAACCTCTGTCAATCGTAAACGTTACTTCATTTTTGACATTTCGTCATTTGATAATGTTATCACACGAAAAACCTGATATCATTATTTTTCGGTAATACAAATTtagatattacataaaaaataacaatttatacccaatatatgaaatatatcagtattataatttagtcctaagtttatataacgcttaaaaatattgatgctgcaaacaaaattttagtccattttcgtttgcCCGTCTATCCGTCCGTCatctcgataactcaaaaacgaaaatctcgagctgaaatttttacagcatactcaggaaCTCAGGACGTAACAATTACgtttgagttcataaatgagcaagcAAAGGTCAATTGGACTTTGGGTCCCTAttacccatcttataaaccgtaaCAGGCAGGAgtataaaggtaaaaaatgtttctgataaaaaaattaagaactttttttgtaacattttttcgtaaatatatttgttttctcaTTAAGGTTCAAATTAGggcaaactataaaaaataaagagttgaaaatttgtaagtataGCTTTAATAGTGagtataatgattttaatttatattaaatccatcggataatatatttttggttaaaaaaatcgTGTGATAGCATATGAAGatttcagaaaattaaattaaaatcttagaaatttttggaaaaaaattgccATTTTATTCAacatgaaacttttttattttttaacttgtcttacttataaaaataatacaagcagtATTATTCAATAGTGACTacatataggttaggttaggttagagtggctgtcctggggtgggacacatttagaccatagggtccgttgtgataccgtaaatgggtaggcctatccccggccactactccacgaaccatttggagctgtttaagaacagcaggggGGCTTtaacgtcgactgactttaggtcggagaggtcgtcaaagagaggctggctcaagtaagtccatctcctgatgagaagagctggacagtgacagagaggATGAGACATTGTGTCCTCcttctcaccactgtgacagctcctgcagtagttgTGATACACTTCCAGGcccaagcgttcagcatgcttgccgcccaaccagtgtcctgtaatagccgtaacaactttgcgaacagaggcccttggaagtgatataagatcttcggaacgcctgcgattgtactcagactatatata
This genomic interval from Chrysoperla carnea chromosome 1, inChrCarn1.1, whole genome shotgun sequence contains the following:
- the LOC123305459 gene encoding protein crossbronx homolog isoform X1; translation: MLVHDIETDKLCKIFQQEYIILAEYKMLQTENIQGIYVIPSYKSSFLWFGVIFVRSGIYEDGIFRFTITLPDTFPDSGFPRVDFQSKVFHPLINNETGELNICGGFPEWRKGEEHIWQLLQYIVYIFLNLDHSVKHCINIEAKDMYLNNRDEFVQRVKDNIDASVKQVYDVPPLPDKHYIQFSQYDHVKHDPVRLAILEPTPAENNRSTGYSWVEPGTFKPLSKTCNQSSQDQDS
- the LOC123305459 gene encoding protein crossbronx homolog isoform X2 is translated as MHATLNLSKADTSSSSSGEFRRQGSLRRVLPPEPNVEPNMLVHDIETDKLCKIFQQEYIILAEYKMLQTENIQGIYVIPSYKSSFLWFGVIFVRSGIYEDGIFRFTITLPDTFPDSGFPRVDFQSKVFHPLINNETGELNICGGFPEWRKGEEHIWQLLQYIVYIFLNLDHSVKHCINIEAKDMYLNNRDEFVQRVKDNIDASVKQVYDVPPLPDKHYIQFSQYDHVKHDPVRLAILEPTPAENNRSTGYSWVEPGTFKPLSKTCNQSSQDQDS